One Microtus ochrogaster isolate Prairie Vole_2 unplaced genomic scaffold, MicOch1.0 UNK12, whole genome shotgun sequence DNA window includes the following coding sequences:
- the Copb2 gene encoding coatomer subunit beta' — MPLRLDIKRKLTARSDRVKSVDLHPTEPWMLASLYNGSVCVWNHETQTLVKTFEVCDLPVRAAKFVARKNWVVTGADDMQIRVFNYNTLERVHMFEAHSDYIRCIAVHPTQPFILTSSDDMLIKLWDWDKKWSCSQVFEGHTHYVMQIVINPKDNNQFASASLDRTIKVWQLGSSSPNFTLEGHEKGVNCIDYYSGGDKPYLISGADDRLVKIWDYQNKTCVQTLEGHAQNVSCASFHPELPIIITGSEDGTVRIWHSSTYRLESTLNYGMERVWCVASLRGSNNVALGYDEGSIIVKLGREEPAMSMDANGKIIWAKHSEVQQANLKAMGDAEIKDGERLPLAVKDMGSCEIYPQTIQHNPNGRFVVVCGDGEYIIYTAMALRNKSFGSAQEFAWAHDSSEYAIRESNSVVKIFKNFKEKKSFKPDFGAESIYGGFLLGVRSVNGLAFYDWDNTELIRRIEIQPKHIFWSDSGELVCIATEESFFILKYLSEKVLAAQETHEGVTEDGIEDAFEVLGEIQEIVKTGLWVGDCFIYTSSVNRLNYYVGGEIVTIAHLDRTMYLLGYIPKDNRLYLGDKELNIVSYSLLVSVLEYQTAVMRRDFSMADKVLPTIPKEQRTRVAHFLEKQGFKQQALTVSTDPEHRFELALQLGELKIAYQLAVEAESEQKWKQLAELAISKCQFSLAQECLHHAQDYGGLLLLATASGNANMVNKLAEGAERDGKNNVAFMSYFLQGKLDACLELLIRTGRLPEAAFLARTYLPSQVSRVVKLWRENLSKVNQKAAESLADPTEYENLFPGLKEAFVVEEWVKEKHVDLWPAKQYPLVTPNEERNVMEEAKGFQPSRATIQQEPDGKPASSPVIVASQPTQKEEKNLLELEVDLDNLELEDIDTTDINLDEDILDD; from the exons ccTCTTCGACTTGACATCAAGAGAAAGCTAACTGCTAGATCTGATCGAGTTAAGAGTGTGGATTTGCATCCTACAGAGCCATGGATGTTGGCTAGTCTTTACAATGGCAGCGTGTGTGTTTGGAATCATGAAACTCAG ACACTGGTGAAGACGTTTGAAGTGTGTGATCTTCCTGTTCGAGCTGCAAAGTTTGTCGCAAGGAAGAACTGGGTAGTGACAGGAGCA GATGATATGCAGATTAGAGTGTTCAATTATAACACCCTGGAGAGAGTACACATGTTTGAAGCACACTCAGATTACATTCGCTGTATTGCTGTTCATCCCACCCAGCCGTTCATTCTCACCAGCAGTG ATGACATGCTTATTAAGCTCTGGGACTGGGATAAAAAATGGTCTTGTTCACAAGTGTTTGAAGGACACACACATTACGTTATGCAGATTGTGATAAACCCCAAAGATAACAATCAGTTCGCCAGTGCCTCTCTGGACAGGACCATCAAG GTGTGGCAGCTGGGGTCTTCATCACCAAACTTCACTCTGGAGGGACATGAAAAGGGCGTGAATTGCATTGATTACTACAGTGGTGGCGACAAGCCGTACCTCATTTCAGGTGCAGATGACCGTCTTGTTAAGATATGGGATTATCAG AATAAAACTTGTGTGCAGACCCTGGAGGGGCATGCCCAGAATGTGTCCTGTGCAAGCTTCCATCCTGAGCTGCCCATCATCATCACAGGGTCAGAAGATG gaacGGTGAGAATCTGGCATTCTAGCACCTACCGGCTTGAGAGCACACTGAACTATGGAATGGAGAGGGTGTGGTGTGTGGCCAGTCTGCGAGGGTCCAACAATGTCGCTCTGGGCTATGATGAAGGGAGCATCATTGTTAAG CTTGGTCGGGAGGAACCTGCCATGTCCATGGATGCCAATGGAAAGATAATCTGGGCCAAGCATTCAGAAGTTCAACAGGCCAACCTAAAAGCAATGGGtgatgctgaaattaaagatggaGAAAGATTGCCACTGGCAGTAAAGGATATGGGCAGTTGTGAAATATATCCACAGACTATTCAGCACAATCCTAACGGGAG GTTTGTTGTGGTGTGTGGCGATGGGGAGTATATCATCTACACAGCAATGGCTTTGAGAAACAAGAGCTTTGGGTCTGCCCAAGAGTTTGCATGGGCCCACGATTCTTCAGA GTATGCAATAAGAGAAAGCAACAGTGTTGtaaagatttttaagaactttaaggaaaaaaagtcatttaaaccCGATTTTGGAGCGGAAA GTATCTATGGGGGCTTCTTGCTGGGAGTCAGGTCTGTGAATGGCTTAGCCTTCTATGACTGGGACAATACAGAACTCATCCGCAGAATTGAAATTCAGCCCAAGCAT ATATTCTGGTCTGATTCTGGAGAGCTGGTCTGTATTGCCACTGAGGAgtcattttttattcttaaatatctgTCAGAAAAAGTCTTGGCTGCACAGGAAACACATGAGGGGGTTACTGAAGATGGCATTGAAGATGCCTTTGAG gTTCTTGGTGAAATTCAGGAAATTGTGAAAACTGGGCTGTGGGTGGGTGACTGCTTCATTTACACAAGTTCTGTGAACAGATTAAACTATTACGTGGGAGGAGAAATAGTCACCATTGCCCACTTGGACAG GACAATGTACCTTCTGGGCTATATTCCTAAAGACAATAGGCTTTATCTGGGGGATAAGGAATTGAACATTGTCAGCTACTCCCTGCTGGTTTCAGTCCTGGAATACCAGACTGCTGTCATGCGGAGGGATTTCAGCATGGCTGATAAAGTCCTCCCTACCATTCCCAAagaacagaggaccagagttgcaCACTTTTTGGAAAAACAG GGCTTCAAGCAGCAAGCACTTACAGTATCCACAGATCCTGAACATCGTTTTGAGCTTGCTCTTCAACTTGGAGAGCTGAAAATAGCTTACCAGCTAGCAGTGGAAGCAGAG TCGGAGCAGAAGTGGAAACAACTTGCTGAACTCGCCATTAGTAAATGTCAGTTCAGCCTAGCCCAGGAGTGTCTGCACCATGCCCAGGATTATGGGGGTCTGCTGCTCTTGGCCACTGCCTCTGGAAATGCCAATATGGTCAACAAGTTAGCAGAAGGCGCGGAGAGAGATGGCAAAAATAACGTGGCATTCATGAGCTACTTTTTACAGGGCAA GCTTGATGCGTGCCTAGAGCTCTTGATCAGAACAGGAAGACTCCCTGAAGCTGCCTTCCTGGCCCGCACTTACTTACCCAGCCAGGTCTCAAG GGTGGTGAAGCTGTGGAGGGAGAACCTCTCAAAAGTcaaccagaaagcagcagagtCCCTTGCTGACCCCACAGAGTATGAAAACCTTTTCCCTGGATTAAAAGAAGCATTTGTTGTTGAAGAGTGGGTCAAGGAGAAACATGTGGATTTGTGGCCAGCCAAACAGTACCCTCTTGTCACG cCAAATGAAGAGAGAAATGTCATGGAAGAGGCAAAAGGCTTTCAGCCCTCGAGAGCCACAATTCAGCAG GAACCTGATGGGAAACCTGCTTCTAGCCCAGTTATTGTAGCCTCCCAACCtacccagaaagaagaaaag AACTTACTAGAACTAGAAGTCGATTTGGATAATTTGGAATTAGAAGATATTGACACAACAGATATCAATCTGGATGAAGATATTCTAGATGATTGA
- the Mrps22 gene encoding 28S ribosomal protein S22, mitochondrial — MAALRTPLRLWKFQLGSRRAERVCARAAAQRHPDALLATRFQPFEVGQPCRLLSSEADSGSSEVKKPTFMDEEVQRILTKMTGLDLKKTFKPAVQPLKPPTYKLMTQAQLEEATRVAVEAAKVRLKMPPVLEERTPINDVLAEDKILEGTETNKYVFTDISNNIPHRERFIVVREPSGTLRKASWEERDRVIQIYFPKEGRRVLPPVIFKDENLKTMYSQDRHADVLNLCVAQFEPDSTEYIKVHHQTYEDIDRHGKYELLRSTRHFGGMAWYFVNKKKIDGLLIDQIQRDLIDDATSLVQLYHMLHPDGQSAQEAKEQAAKGVDLIKVFAQTEAQRGAYIELALQTYQEIVIGHSAAS, encoded by the exons ATGGCCGCTCTCAGAACTCCGTTGAGGTTGTGGAAGTTCCAGTTGGGCTCTCGGCGAGCAGAGCGAGTCTGCGCTCGAGCTGCAGCCCAGCGCCACCCCGATGCTCTGCTCGCGACGCGATTCCAGCCCTTCGAGGTGGGGCAGCCATGCCGCCTGCTCAGCTCTGAGGCAG ACTCTGGTAGCTCAGAAGTCAAGAAACCTACATTTATGGATGAGGAAGTCCAGCGTATCCTCACCAAGATGACAGGCCTGGACTTGAAGAAGACGTTCAAGCCTGCTGTACAGCCACTGAAGCCACCCACCTATAAGTTGATGACCCAGGCCCAGCTGGAAGAG GCTACTAGAGTGGCGGTTGAAGCAGCTAAAGTACGGTTAAAGATGCCACCAGTTCTGGAAGAACGAACGCCAATAAATGACGTCTTAGCTGAGGATAAGATTTTGGaaggaacagaaacaaacaaatacgtGTTTACTGATATATCAAATAACATACCACATCGG GAACGTTTTATTGTTGTTCGAGAACCAAGTGGCACACTACGCAAAGCTTCGTGGGAAGAACGGGACCGGGTGATACAAATTTATTTCCCGAAAGAAGGTCGTAGAGTTTTGCCACCAGtaattttcaaagatgaaaaCCTTAAG ACCATGTACAGCCAAGACCGACATGCTGATGTCCTCAATCTCTGTGTTGCCCAGTTTGAGCCAGATTCCACTGAGTATATCAAG GTTCATCATCAGACCTATGAAGATATAGACAGACATGGAAAGTATGAGCTTCTGCGTTCCACAAGGCACTTTGGTGGCATGGCTTggtattttgtaaataaaaaaaagattgatgGTTTGCTCATCGATCAAATCCAGAGAGACTT GATTGATGATGCCACCAGCCTGGTCCAGCTGTATCACATGCTCCATCCAGATGGCCAGTCGGCTCAAGAGGCCAAAGAGCAGGCTGCTAAGGGAGTGGATTTAATTAAG gTCTTCGCACaaacagaagcacagagaggAGCATATATAGAATTAGCACTCCAGACTTATCAAGAAATAGTCATCGGCCATTCTGCAGCGTCCTGA